One part of the Methylobacterium terrae genome encodes these proteins:
- a CDS encoding MFS transporter, which translates to MTPNGGSGSDLTRRQWKMTLLASLGGGLEYYDFIVYGIFAKDIAAAFFPASDPVAALTLSLAVFAVGYLARPLGGLVLSHFGDRYGRKTVFVVTVFTMSACTLGMGLVPAYASWGVWATLLLVTLRFVQGLCIGGELPGAITFVVETASRRPGLACGIVFCLVNGGVLLAALVNLGLQTFLPPAAMAEYGWRLAFLFGGVVGLVSFVLRRSLEETPEFLRLQHRAARSPIGEVLRHHRREVLLGIGIVALTAGFNGILFAHMPAYLIQVLKYPPKTVALAMNVALFAMSASLLFASFFADRVPPRRLMQASALVILIGVIPAYGVLARGDADLFLVLPLLTMAVAGANGSFAFLLAGLFPTRVRFSGVALSLNVGFTLLSGLGPLAANALIGATGWAAAPGLIIAASALIGLVVASRLSDRPTTLAEAVPVSG; encoded by the coding sequence ATGACACCGAACGGGGGCAGCGGGAGCGATCTCACCCGCCGCCAATGGAAGATGACGCTGCTCGCGAGCCTCGGCGGCGGGCTCGAGTACTACGACTTCATCGTCTACGGGATCTTCGCCAAGGACATCGCCGCCGCCTTCTTCCCGGCGAGCGATCCGGTGGCGGCCCTGACCCTGTCGCTGGCGGTGTTCGCGGTCGGCTACCTCGCCCGGCCGCTCGGCGGGCTGGTCCTGAGCCATTTCGGCGACCGCTACGGCCGCAAGACCGTGTTCGTCGTCACCGTCTTCACCATGTCGGCCTGCACGCTCGGCATGGGCCTGGTGCCGGCTTACGCCTCCTGGGGCGTGTGGGCGACCCTGCTCCTCGTGACCTTGCGCTTCGTGCAGGGGCTCTGCATCGGCGGCGAACTGCCCGGTGCCATCACCTTCGTCGTCGAGACCGCCTCGCGCCGCCCGGGGCTCGCCTGCGGCATCGTCTTCTGCCTCGTTAACGGCGGGGTGCTGCTCGCGGCCCTCGTCAATCTCGGCCTGCAAACCTTCCTGCCGCCCGCCGCCATGGCCGAGTACGGCTGGCGCCTCGCCTTCCTGTTCGGCGGGGTCGTCGGGCTCGTCAGCTTCGTGCTGCGGCGCTCGCTCGAGGAGACGCCGGAATTCCTGCGCCTCCAGCACCGCGCCGCCCGCAGCCCGATCGGCGAGGTGCTGCGCCATCACCGCCGCGAGGTGCTCCTCGGCATCGGCATCGTGGCGCTGACGGCGGGCTTCAACGGCATCCTGTTCGCCCACATGCCGGCCTACCTGATCCAGGTGCTGAAGTACCCGCCGAAGACCGTGGCTCTGGCGATGAACGTCGCGCTGTTCGCGATGTCGGCCTCGCTGCTCTTCGCCTCGTTCTTCGCCGACCGGGTACCGCCGCGCCGCCTGATGCAGGCCTCCGCGCTCGTCATCCTGATCGGGGTGATCCCGGCCTACGGGGTGCTGGCGCGGGGCGACGCCGACCTGTTCCTGGTGCTGCCGCTCCTCACCATGGCGGTGGCCGGGGCCAACGGCAGCTTCGCCTTCCTGCTCGCCGGCCTGTTCCCGACCCGGGTGCGGTTCAGCGGCGTCGCGCTGTCGCTCAATGTCGGCTTCACGCTGCTCAGCGGTCTCGGGCCGCTCGCCGCCAACGCGCTGATCGGCGCCACCGGCTGGGCGGCGGCGCCCGGGCTCATCATCGCGGCGTCCGCGCTGATCGGGCTCGTCGTCGCGAGCCGGCTCTCCGACCGGCCGACGACGCTCGCCGAGGCGGTGCCGGTCTCGGGCTGA
- a CDS encoding class I SAM-dependent methyltransferase, with protein MTAAPESAQKFDASRAGEYERQSRIALAGYEACHELAACMLAAALGPGREARVLVAGAGGGAREVVTAAALEPNWRFTAVDPSAPMLALARARLEESGLDARTEVVPGTVADLPEADDFDAATLIGVLHHLPGDEAKRAILRDIARRLRPGAPLILAGNHQAYASQPLLLAAWGERWRQQGAGPDEVEAKRAKILQGADPPHSEQAVADLLRDGGFEAPLRFFSSLFWGAWIARRAG; from the coding sequence GTGACCGCCGCGCCCGAATCCGCCCAGAAGTTCGACGCCTCCCGCGCCGGGGAATACGAACGGCAGAGCCGCATCGCGCTCGCCGGCTACGAGGCCTGCCACGAGCTCGCCGCCTGCATGCTGGCCGCCGCCCTCGGTCCGGGCCGGGAGGCGCGCGTCCTGGTGGCCGGGGCGGGCGGGGGCGCCAGGGAGGTCGTGACCGCCGCGGCGCTCGAGCCCAACTGGCGCTTCACCGCCGTCGATCCCTCCGCGCCGATGCTGGCGCTCGCCCGCGCCCGTCTGGAGGAGAGCGGGCTCGACGCGCGGACGGAGGTGGTGCCCGGCACCGTCGCCGACCTGCCGGAGGCGGACGACTTCGACGCCGCGACCCTGATCGGCGTCCTCCACCACCTGCCGGGCGACGAGGCCAAGCGGGCGATCCTGCGGGACATCGCCCGGCGCCTGCGCCCGGGCGCGCCGCTGATCCTCGCCGGCAACCACCAGGCCTATGCGAGCCAGCCGCTGCTCCTCGCCGCCTGGGGCGAGCGCTGGCGCCAGCAGGGTGCCGGACCGGACGAGGTCGAGGCCAAGCGGGCGAAGATCCTGCAGGGGGCGGACCCGCCGCATTCGGAGCAGGCGGTGGCCGATCTGCTCCGCGACGGCGGCTTCGAAGCCCCGCTGCGGTTCTTCTCCAGCCTGTTCTGGGGCGCCTGGATCGCCCGGCGGGCGGGGTGA